GTCATCGCCATAGTATTACCCAAGACGAGCAAAATAATGCCAATGACCATAATTGAAACTATCCTCAGGCCAAGAATAATCGAGCCGGACATGGAGATAAAGCCCAATGTGAAAGCTTCTTCAGTTTCGGTTTTTGTTTCAGCGAGTGAATTTTTAAACATGGCATCTATTCTATCCGAAATCTGTGCGGCACGTGAAGGATCGGCTATGGTCACACCGAATGTGCCTATTTTACCTGCTCTTCCCGGCATCTCCTCCCGCATGCGTTCATCAAGATAGGCAAAATGAAAAAACATGGTTGACTCATCGGTATTTTCTTTTGCTCCGGTATAAATACCTCGAATGACAAAATCCCATGTGCCGGGGTAAATATCACCTTGAACCTGTATTTGATCCCCAATTGACCATCCGAAGCGGTCGGCGAGTTTTCGTCCCACAACTATAGCGTTCCGTTCGGCAAGGAATGCCCGCCATTGGTCCGGCGGCACAAGGTATTCCGGATACATCGGGAAATACGTTTCGGCATCGACCGCAAATTTTGCGAAGAAGTTGCGCGAGTCGACATACACTCCGCCAAACCACGAGGCGTGAGAGACTGCCGTCACACCTTCAACTTGCTTAACTTTCTCTACGTATGCGAGGGGGAGGTCAAAAATCAACGAGACGGCATTGCGAGCGATGAGTCGGTTCGGAGATGATGCTTCCGTCTGGCTGTACCATGCATCAACCGCGCTCCGAATGATGCAAAATGCCATCACCGCTATTGCCATTCCCAGAATCGTCAAAATAGTGCGGAGTTTATGGCGGGCGGCGTTTCTCGTGATGAGCTTCAGTATTTTCATGACTTGGCCAGTTCCCCCTTATCGAGATGCTTGACCACATGCGCGGCTTCAGCGGCACGAGGGTCGTGGGTG
This region of Candidatus Zixiibacteriota bacterium genomic DNA includes:
- a CDS encoding FtsX-like permease family protein, coding for MKILKLITRNAARHKLRTILTILGMAIAVMAFCIIRSAVDAWYSQTEASSPNRLIARNAVSLIFDLPLAYVEKVKQVEGVTAVSHASWFGGVYVDSRNFFAKFAVDAETYFPMYPEYLVPPDQWRAFLAERNAIVVGRKLADRFGWSIGDQIQVQGDIYPGTWDFVIRGIYTGAKENTDESTMFFHFAYLDERMREEMPGRAGKIGTFGVTIADPSRAAQISDRIDAMFKNSLAETKTETEEAFTLGFISMSGSIILGLRIVSIMVIGIILLVLGNTMAMTARERLKEYAVLKTLGFGTKHLVSLIFGESIFIAFLGGLTGLGLTFLIIPLMRSAMSNFLPTIPLTDLTIIFASLSALAVGVLAAIFPTIKALNTTIVNGLRTID